In Cetobacterium sp. ZOR0034, a genomic segment contains:
- a CDS encoding YchJ family protein: MVNNFKTAEELMRARYNAFETGNIEFIVDTHHPDSKSDMDVEETKKWALNSEWLGLEIVSTEGGKEEDSEGIVEFKAFYKENGQDVVHHEKSQFLKVDGQWMYFGWLPLQGTIVKEEKIGRNDPCLCGSGKKFKKCCGK, encoded by the coding sequence ATGGTAAATAATTTTAAAACCGCTGAAGAGCTAATGAGAGCAAGATATAATGCTTTTGAAACTGGAAATATAGAGTTTATAGTGGATACTCATCATCCAGATAGTAAGTCTGATATGGATGTTGAAGAAACAAAAAAATGGGCTTTAAATTCTGAGTGGTTAGGATTAGAGATAGTTTCAACAGAAGGTGGAAAAGAAGAGGACTCAGAAGGTATTGTAGAGTTTAAAGCTTTTTATAAAGAGAATGGACAAGATGTTGTTCATCATGAAAAAAGTCAATTTTTAAAAGTTGATGGACAATGGATGTATTTTGGGTGGTTACCACTTCAAGGAACTATTGTTAAAGAGGAAAAAATAGGAAGAAATGACCCTTGCCTTTGTGGTTCTGGGAAGAAATTTAAAAAGTGTTGTGGAAAGTAA